One part of the Tunicatimonas pelagia genome encodes these proteins:
- a CDS encoding WG repeat-containing protein, with protein sequence MPRSIRGLLVLLLLLPSLVSAFNDEHFTIVEKDHKKGLFDENGKVIIPVAYEDLGWTEGLPQVYHKVIGYREAGLWGLISTKNKKLCEARYSVLIPHQDKLLIAAKATPESKGNTRYGLIDTKGETELSFRYYSLEKHQSQLIASVLRNHKPYYGLLDADGDAIVGFEYQSISVRATDRYEVMDFAGNAALFSAEGEALSAFSYDSISTFSHQLAVIYRGGKQGIIRQDGTELVSPQYYRIKIDGAQQVSVLPFNTWHVYSAENQWMRDYTFEHIQPMGTNLYQISLGKTKTFVNQEGEPIIPPHWRVEKLVGEFAVLSEDNQYGVLRSSKSSEPRHSVVLPPEFDSLLIDGRFILAARQLGEQDDNLAWSLFNNQGTSLTSFTYQAMLPQQEGLFLVKRKDHWGYIDTTGLEVIPCRYVKATSFSGGVASVDFIEGQGVIDRRGRWKIRPFSYKGARLSLERVHDDLYIFKTEARHYEPVRYGLMNSQGETLFTSFNKLINNGHSIWERDEQGKYGLVSFEGKRMMKVQYDTISPLQEEMVYVFQKEGKYGILSRDGQQLLGLDNELEELHPMSDGFLGVMIHGKYGFVDELGRLRIANRYDSITHFQNNMAAVKLLGRWGYINKSEKLIVQPHFDRASPFQGKLAVVQKDDRLGMVDRRGKEVIPVAYNRIAPAQQSRFTLEENREVRGKKMPQVGLVSANGKILIHPKYDALEDLGNGYVIIRRGKRHGLVTLNGRSTIPLKHDDLIYDSFNDVYLALEKPTWQSLDLP encoded by the coding sequence ATGCCGCGAAGTATCCGGGGGCTGTTGGTGCTCCTGCTGTTGTTGCCTTCCCTCGTTAGTGCTTTCAATGATGAACATTTTACAATTGTGGAGAAAGACCACAAGAAAGGGCTGTTTGATGAAAACGGCAAGGTAATTATTCCGGTTGCCTACGAAGATTTGGGCTGGACCGAAGGTCTTCCGCAGGTTTATCATAAGGTAATTGGCTACCGCGAAGCTGGTTTGTGGGGGCTAATCAGTACCAAAAACAAGAAACTATGCGAAGCCCGCTATTCAGTGCTAATTCCTCATCAGGATAAGCTGCTGATTGCTGCGAAGGCTACTCCCGAGTCTAAGGGAAACACTCGCTACGGGCTGATTGATACGAAGGGCGAAACCGAACTATCATTCCGTTACTATTCTCTGGAAAAACACCAGAGTCAACTCATCGCCTCCGTGCTCCGAAACCATAAACCTTACTACGGCTTGCTCGATGCTGATGGTGATGCGATTGTTGGGTTTGAGTACCAAAGCATCTCGGTTCGGGCTACTGACCGCTATGAGGTGATGGACTTCGCTGGTAATGCGGCGTTGTTCTCAGCCGAAGGGGAAGCACTTTCGGCATTTAGCTATGATAGTATTTCTACTTTTTCTCATCAATTGGCGGTTATTTATCGGGGTGGTAAGCAAGGCATTATTCGGCAAGATGGTACTGAACTAGTTTCTCCGCAGTACTACCGAATTAAGATCGATGGTGCCCAGCAAGTTAGTGTGCTACCGTTTAATACTTGGCACGTATATTCGGCCGAGAACCAGTGGATGCGCGATTATACGTTTGAGCACATTCAACCGATGGGCACTAATCTGTACCAAATATCTCTGGGTAAGACTAAGACATTTGTAAACCAAGAAGGCGAGCCCATCATACCTCCGCACTGGCGAGTAGAAAAGCTGGTAGGAGAATTTGCGGTTCTGTCCGAAGACAACCAATACGGAGTGCTACGCAGTAGTAAGTCATCCGAACCCCGGCACAGCGTTGTTCTTCCACCCGAATTTGATTCTTTGCTCATTGATGGGCGGTTTATTCTAGCCGCTCGGCAGCTCGGCGAACAAGATGATAACCTAGCCTGGTCGTTGTTCAACAATCAAGGTACAAGCCTTACTTCCTTTACGTATCAGGCTATGCTACCTCAGCAGGAGGGACTATTTTTGGTAAAGCGTAAAGATCATTGGGGCTATATTGACACTACCGGATTGGAGGTAATTCCTTGCCGTTATGTGAAGGCCACTTCGTTTAGTGGGGGAGTTGCTAGTGTAGATTTTATTGAAGGTCAAGGCGTAATTGATCGGAGAGGGCGGTGGAAGATTCGTCCGTTTAGCTACAAAGGAGCCAGACTATCGCTGGAGCGGGTACACGATGATCTGTATATTTTTAAAACCGAGGCCCGTCACTACGAGCCGGTGCGCTACGGGCTAATGAATAGTCAGGGGGAAACTTTATTTACCTCTTTCAACAAACTAATTAATAACGGGCATAGCATTTGGGAGCGCGATGAACAGGGAAAATACGGCTTGGTGAGTTTTGAGGGTAAGCGAATGATGAAGGTACAGTACGATACTATTTCTCCGCTTCAGGAAGAAATGGTGTACGTATTTCAAAAAGAAGGCAAATACGGCATTCTCAGCCGGGATGGTCAGCAACTGCTGGGGCTGGATAATGAATTGGAAGAATTGCACCCTATGAGCGATGGTTTTTTGGGAGTGATGATTCATGGGAAGTACGGGTTTGTGGATGAATTAGGACGATTGCGGATTGCAAATCGGTACGATTCTATTACACATTTTCAGAATAATATGGCCGCAGTGAAGCTGCTGGGGCGTTGGGGTTATATTAACAAAAGCGAAAAACTGATTGTGCAGCCTCACTTCGACCGGGCTAGCCCCTTTCAGGGTAAGCTGGCGGTAGTGCAGAAAGACGATCGCTTAGGGATGGTAGATCGGCGGGGTAAGGAAGTGATTCCGGTGGCGTACAATCGCATTGCTCCGGCTCAGCAGTCCCGCTTTACGTTGGAAGAGAATCGGGAGGTACGGGGAAAGAAGATGCCTCAAGTAGGTTTGGTGAGTGCCAACGGTAAAATTCTAATTCACCCTAAGTACGATGCCTTAGAAGATTTAGGCAACGGCTACGTTATCATCCGCCGAGGAAAGCGCCACGGATTGGTTACGCTGAACGGACGAAGTACTATTCCGCTCAAGCACGATGATTTGATCTACGATTCTTTCAACGATGTGTATCTGGCTCTGGAGAAACCCACTTGGCAGTCGCTTGATCTGCCGTAG
- a CDS encoding glycoside hydrolase family 140 protein encodes MNRFLVLAFFLFNAFHLNAQRLMVHENGRYLVTEDGEPFFWLADTAWELFHRCDREEATTYLEKRASQGFNVVQAVALAEIDGLNTPNPYGNKPLLNNDPNKPNDAYFEHVDFIISKADELGIYIALLPTWGDKVNTKSWGVGPVVFNPDNARAFGEWMGDRYQDYDNIVWVIGGDRNPRENSDDVAIWNSMAEGIAATAGGYDNTLMTFHPQPTEEGEGGSSTWFHNEEWLDFNMHQTGHCANKGTYKHIEHDYALSPTKPVLDGEPLYENHPHCFNAKERGYSTHDDIRRTMYWNVFAGAFGQTYGCHAVWQMWKPEREPINQPLGPWSASLDLPMANQVKHLKNLMLSRPFLTRVPDQAMVVGTQTDYTEYASATRDEGGRYAMIYLPHGSSRFLDLTALSGEKLSTWWYDPRTGNSFPGEELEKAGRVEIEAPTSGKAHDWVLVIDSEEYDAPGTTSSDQ; translated from the coding sequence ATGAACCGCTTTCTCGTACTAGCTTTTTTCTTGTTTAATGCATTTCACCTCAACGCTCAGCGGCTGATGGTTCACGAAAACGGGCGTTATCTGGTAACAGAAGATGGTGAACCATTTTTTTGGCTAGCCGATACTGCCTGGGAGCTATTCCATCGCTGCGATAGAGAGGAAGCTACCACCTATTTAGAGAAAAGAGCTTCCCAAGGATTCAATGTAGTACAGGCGGTCGCCCTGGCCGAGATTGATGGACTTAATACCCCAAACCCTTACGGCAATAAGCCACTACTGAATAATGATCCCAATAAACCTAACGATGCGTACTTCGAGCACGTAGATTTTATTATCAGTAAAGCAGATGAGTTAGGGATTTATATTGCGCTGCTTCCTACTTGGGGAGATAAAGTAAACACTAAGAGCTGGGGCGTTGGCCCCGTAGTTTTTAATCCTGACAATGCTCGGGCATTTGGCGAGTGGATGGGTGATCGCTACCAAGACTACGATAACATTGTGTGGGTGATTGGCGGTGATAGAAATCCGCGCGAGAATTCGGATGACGTGGCTATCTGGAACAGTATGGCCGAAGGGATTGCCGCTACCGCCGGTGGTTACGACAATACCTTAATGACGTTTCACCCTCAGCCCACTGAAGAGGGAGAAGGCGGTTCTTCTACCTGGTTTCATAACGAAGAGTGGCTGGATTTTAACATGCATCAAACGGGGCACTGCGCCAATAAAGGCACCTATAAGCACATTGAACACGACTACGCTCTTTCCCCTACCAAGCCCGTACTAGACGGAGAGCCACTGTACGAAAATCACCCCCACTGCTTCAATGCTAAGGAAAGGGGATACAGCACCCACGATGATATCCGCCGAACAATGTACTGGAATGTGTTTGCGGGAGCATTCGGACAAACCTACGGTTGCCACGCTGTATGGCAAATGTGGAAACCAGAGCGCGAACCCATCAACCAGCCACTAGGTCCGTGGTCTGCTTCACTTGATCTGCCTATGGCCAACCAAGTAAAGCATCTGAAAAATCTGATGCTCTCTCGCCCCTTTCTAACCCGAGTGCCGGATCAAGCAATGGTTGTTGGAACCCAAACGGATTACACCGAATACGCGAGTGCTACCCGCGATGAGGGAGGCCGCTACGCGATGATTTACTTGCCCCACGGAAGCAGTAGATTTCTGGATTTAACCGCCTTGTCTGGCGAGAAGTTGTCTACGTGGTGGTACGATCCGCGAACGGGTAATAGCTTTCCGGGCGAAGAGTTAGAGAAAGCCGGTCGGGTTGAAATAGAAGCACCCACTTCGGGTAAAGCGCACGACTGGGTGTTGGTTATTGATAGTGAGGAATACGACGCCCCCGGAACTACTTCTTCCGATCAATAG
- a CDS encoding DUF3368 domain-containing protein — translation MNADLIILDETLGRFHAKHANLKVTGTIGVLMKAKTKGFINELKPLLEELRHKGVWIGTKLQEQILRSVGEN, via the coding sequence ATGAACGCCGACCTTATTATTCTTGATGAAACTCTCGGGCGTTTTCACGCTAAACATGCCAATTTGAAAGTTACTGGTACTATCGGTGTACTTATGAAGGCTAAGACGAAAGGGTTCATTAACGAACTTAAGCCACTACTCGAAGAGTTGCGCCATAAGGGAGTTTGGATTGGCACAAAGCTTCAAGAACAAATACTGAGAAGCGTTGGCGAAAATTAA
- a CDS encoding UPF0175 family protein, protein MEKVINVEYPEFLANSLRLSNKDFESEIKISALIKLYELGKVSSGTAAKALELSRIDFLELLGKYQVTFFGDGSAQSLNEDMLNA, encoded by the coding sequence ATGGAAAAAGTTATAAATGTAGAATATCCCGAATTTCTAGCTAACTCATTGCGACTTAGTAATAAAGATTTTGAGTCGGAGATAAAAATCAGTGCATTGATAAAGCTCTATGAACTGGGAAAAGTATCTTCTGGCACTGCGGCCAAAGCATTGGAGCTATCAAGAATCGATTTTCTAGAGCTATTAGGGAAATATCAAGTGACGTTTTTTGGTGACGGTAGCGCGCAAAGTCTGAACGAAGATATGTTGAATGCTTAA
- the floA gene encoding flotillin-like protein FloA (flotillin-like protein involved in membrane lipid rafts) → MEGLALIVIIIAGVILFFTILYFIPVNLWITAQFSGVRVGLFELMFMRLRKVPPSIVVNSLITATKAGLDITTSDLETHYLAGGNVPTVIKALISADKANIRLTFKQATAIDLAGRDVFEAVQISVNPKVINTPEVAAVAADGIQLMAKARVTVRANIAQLVGGAGEETILARVGEGIVTSIGSAAMHTDVLENPDKISKLVLQRGLDAGTAFEILSIDIADVNVGENIGAKLQIDQANADLKVAEAKAEERRAMAVAEEQEMRAKSQEARAKVILAEADVPKALADAFRSGNLGVMDYYKMQNIQADTDMRESISGQGDSGKSSK, encoded by the coding sequence ATGGAAGGACTTGCACTTATTGTTATCATTATTGCCGGAGTTATTCTGTTTTTTACCATTCTCTACTTTATTCCGGTAAACCTATGGATTACGGCTCAATTTTCTGGGGTACGGGTAGGCTTGTTTGAGCTGATGTTTATGCGGCTTCGAAAAGTACCGCCGAGCATCGTGGTTAACTCGCTGATTACCGCCACTAAAGCTGGACTGGATATTACTACTTCCGACCTGGAAACTCACTATCTGGCGGGAGGAAATGTCCCTACGGTAATTAAAGCACTTATCTCGGCCGATAAAGCCAATATCCGGCTAACATTCAAGCAGGCTACGGCGATTGACCTGGCTGGTCGGGATGTTTTTGAAGCGGTTCAGATTTCAGTAAACCCGAAAGTGATTAACACTCCTGAAGTAGCCGCCGTAGCGGCCGACGGAATTCAGCTTATGGCCAAAGCCCGGGTGACCGTGCGAGCTAACATTGCTCAACTGGTAGGTGGAGCAGGGGAAGAAACTATTTTGGCGCGCGTTGGAGAAGGAATTGTAACTTCTATCGGTTCGGCAGCGATGCACACCGATGTGCTGGAGAATCCTGATAAGATCTCTAAGCTTGTGCTTCAACGGGGATTGGATGCCGGAACCGCCTTTGAGATTCTGTCTATTGATATTGCCGATGTAAACGTAGGCGAAAATATTGGAGCTAAGTTACAGATCGATCAGGCTAACGCTGATTTGAAAGTAGCCGAAGCCAAAGCAGAAGAGCGGCGGGCGATGGCTGTGGCCGAAGAGCAAGAAATGCGCGCTAAGTCGCAGGAAGCCCGAGCCAAAGTAATCTTAGCCGAGGCGGATGTACCCAAAGCCCTCGCGGATGCGTTCCGAAGTGGAAACTTGGGAGTGATGGACTACTACAAAATGCAGAATATCCAGGCTGATACCGACATGCGAGAATCCATTTCCGGTCAGGGCGATAGTGGCAAATCTAGTAAGTAA
- a CDS encoding NfeD family protein yields the protein MLDWFSIVILLVVGIVLIVVELIFIPGTTIFGIIGLLLTAAAVIISFVGYGNALGFGVLGIAFALLGITLFFSLRTGAWDKLSLKSSNQSRVNEEVKHNIWKGDRGVALSTLRPSGKVEFKETTVEVSTLGQYVDAGTEVQVVDVQPNKIVVEPVKN from the coding sequence ATGCTTGATTGGTTCTCGATAGTCATTTTATTGGTGGTAGGCATTGTGCTGATTGTGGTAGAGCTTATCTTTATTCCGGGTACCACCATCTTCGGCATTATCGGCTTACTGCTTACTGCCGCGGCGGTAATTATTAGTTTTGTCGGTTACGGTAATGCACTAGGATTTGGCGTACTAGGGATTGCTTTTGCTCTGCTGGGTATTACTTTATTCTTCAGCTTGCGAACCGGAGCCTGGGATAAATTATCGCTAAAAAGCTCTAATCAAAGCCGGGTGAATGAAGAGGTGAAGCATAATATCTGGAAAGGCGACCGGGGTGTGGCACTTTCTACTTTACGTCCATCCGGGAAAGTAGAATTTAAAGAAACTACGGTAGAAGTCAGCACGTTAGGTCAGTACGTAGATGCCGGTACTGAGGTACAAGTTGTTGATGTACAACCCAACAAAATTGTAGTAGAACCGGTCAAAAATTAG
- the proS gene encoding proline--tRNA ligase has protein sequence MGKGIPSRQEDYSAWYNELVKKADLAEPSDVRGCMVIKPYGFSIWEKMQAELDRMFKETGHTNAYFPLFIPKSYLSKEAEHVEGFAKECAVVTHHRLKNAEDGSGVVVDPAAKLEEELIVRPTSETVIWNSYRNWIQSYRDLPLLINQWANVVRWEMRTRLFLRTTEFLWQEGHTAHATRQEAVDETEQMLEVYATFVEQFMAIPVIRGLKTPSERFAGAEETYCIEALMQDGKALQAGTSHFLGQNFAKAFDVKFATKEGGLEHVWGTSWGVSTRLMGALIMAHSDDNGLVLPPKLAPIQVVIVPIFRTEEQFNAISQKVNLLKAELQQLGISVKFDSRDTHKPGWKFAEYELKGVPVRLAIGPRDLENNTAEVARRDTLEKQTMAMDEQFPQKIQDLLTEMQDSIYQKAHTFQQENSQRVDDYEAFKKVIEQPGGFVYAHWDGTEETETKIKEETKATIRCIPLNAEAEEGQCIYSGKPSTRRVLFAKAY, from the coding sequence ATGGGGAAAGGAATTCCATCCCGCCAGGAGGACTATTCGGCCTGGTACAACGAATTAGTGAAAAAAGCTGACCTTGCAGAGCCCTCAGATGTGCGGGGCTGTATGGTAATTAAACCCTACGGCTTCTCTATTTGGGAAAAGATGCAAGCGGAGCTGGACCGAATGTTTAAAGAAACCGGGCATACCAACGCCTACTTTCCGCTGTTTATCCCAAAATCCTACTTGAGCAAAGAAGCCGAGCATGTAGAAGGTTTTGCTAAAGAGTGTGCAGTAGTGACCCACCATCGGCTCAAAAATGCTGAAGATGGTAGCGGCGTAGTGGTTGACCCAGCCGCCAAACTTGAGGAAGAACTCATTGTTCGCCCTACCTCCGAAACCGTTATCTGGAACTCCTACCGCAACTGGATCCAGTCATATCGCGATTTACCGCTGTTAATTAATCAGTGGGCGAATGTAGTGCGATGGGAAATGCGAACGCGTTTGTTTTTACGCACCACTGAGTTTCTGTGGCAGGAAGGCCACACCGCGCACGCTACCCGCCAAGAAGCTGTTGATGAAACCGAACAAATGCTGGAAGTGTACGCTACCTTTGTGGAGCAATTTATGGCCATTCCGGTTATTCGAGGACTAAAAACTCCCAGCGAACGCTTTGCCGGGGCGGAAGAAACTTACTGTATTGAAGCGCTCATGCAAGATGGTAAAGCCCTGCAAGCGGGCACATCTCACTTTTTAGGACAGAACTTCGCTAAAGCCTTCGATGTGAAATTTGCGACCAAAGAAGGTGGCTTAGAACACGTTTGGGGAACTTCTTGGGGCGTAAGTACTCGCCTAATGGGCGCGCTAATTATGGCGCATAGCGATGATAACGGTTTGGTTCTCCCCCCTAAACTCGCTCCTATCCAGGTAGTGATTGTTCCGATCTTCCGAACCGAAGAGCAATTTAATGCTATCTCCCAGAAAGTGAATTTGCTCAAAGCTGAACTACAGCAACTGGGCATTTCGGTAAAATTTGATAGCCGAGATACGCATAAGCCCGGTTGGAAGTTTGCTGAATACGAACTGAAAGGGGTCCCCGTTCGCTTGGCTATTGGCCCTCGCGATTTAGAAAACAATACCGCAGAAGTGGCTCGTCGCGATACGCTGGAGAAGCAGACGATGGCGATGGATGAGCAGTTTCCTCAGAAGATTCAGGACTTACTCACCGAAATGCAGGATAGTATCTACCAGAAAGCGCACACATTTCAGCAGGAGAATTCGCAAAGAGTTGATGACTACGAAGCGTTTAAAAAGGTAATTGAGCAACCCGGTGGCTTTGTGTACGCTCACTGGGATGGTACCGAAGAGACCGAAACTAAAATCAAAGAAGAAACCAAAGCAACCATCCGCTGTATTCCACTCAATGCTGAGGCGGAAGAAGGTCAGTGCATCTACTCTGGTAAACCGTCTACCCGTAGAGTTTTATTTGCGAAGGCGTATTAA